One window of Haemorhous mexicanus isolate bHaeMex1 chromosome 16, bHaeMex1.pri, whole genome shotgun sequence genomic DNA carries:
- the LOC132335043 gene encoding olfactory receptor 14J1-like, producing MSNSSSISHFLLLALADTRQLQLLHFCLLLGISLAALLGNGLIISAVACGHHLHTPMFFFLLNLALSDLGSICTTVPKAMHNSLWDTRTISYSGCAAQVFLFVLFYSAEISLLTIMCYDRYVSICKPLHYGTLLGSRACAHMAAAAWASAFLTALLHTANTFPLPLCHGNALGQFFCEIPHILKLSISHSQLRELGFLAIGSCLAFGSFVFIVFSYVQIFRTVLRIPSEQGWHKAFSTCLPHLAVVSLFLSTVIFAYLKPPSISSPSLDLAVSVLYSVVPPALNPLIYSLRNQELRNSLKKMISIGFQKQ from the coding sequence atgtccaacagcagctccatcagccacttcctcctgctggcactggcagacacgcggcagctgcagctcctgcacttctgcctcttgctgggcatctccctggctgccctcctgggcaacggcctcatcatcagcgccgtagcctgcggccaccacctgcacacgcccatgttcttcttcctgctcaacctggccctcagcgacctgggctccatctgcaccactgtccccaaagccatgcacaattccctctgggacaccaggaccatctcctactcaggatgtgctgcacaggtGTTTCTGTTTGTCCTTTTCTATTCAGCAGAAAtttccctcctgaccatcatgtgctacgaccgctacgtgtccatctgcaaacccctgcactacgggaccctcctgggcagcagagcttgtgcccacatggcagcagctgcctgggccagtgcctttctcactgctctgctgcacacagccaatacatttcccctgcccctgtgccacggcaatgccctgggccagttcttctgtgaaatcccacacATCCTCAAGCTCTCCATCTCACACTCCCAGCTCAGGGAACTTGGATTTCTTGCTATTGGTTCCTGTTTAGCATTTGGttcttttgtgttcattgttttctcctatgtgcagatctttaggactgtgctgaggatcccctctgagcagggatggcacaaagccttttccacctgcctccctcacctggctgtggtctccctgttcctcagcactgtcaTTTTTGCCTACCTGAAGCCcccatccatctcctccccatccctggatctggcagtgtcagttctgtactcggtggtgcctccagccctgaacccccttatctacagcctgaggaaccaggagctcaggaatAGCCTGAAGAAAATGATATCAATTGGTTTTCAGAAGCAATAA